ATCGAAGCCCAGCCCCAGACTGTTGATGGCCGCTCCGAAGAGGCCGATGTCGGGCCGGGTGAAGATGATCCAGATGGTCCCGATGACGTTCCAGGGGATGAGCAGCGGCAAGGCCAGGAGCACCAGACAGGCCGAAGCGGTCCAGCCCTTGTGGGGCATGGTCAGCGCGATGGCGATGCCGAGCGGGATCTCGATCAGGAGCACCAGACCGGAAAAGATGAGCTGCTTCACGAGCGCGTCATGCAGGCGGGAATTGGTCAGCATCTCGCGAAACCATTCCGTGCCGACAAAGACGCTCTGCCCCGGTCCGAGGATGTCCTGAACCGAATAGTTGACCACGGTCATAAGGGGGATGATGGCGCTGAAGGCCACGATGACAAAGACGGGCAGGATAAGAAACCAAGCCCTGTTGTTCTCCCATTTTTCCACGCCCACCTCCTACTTGACCAGATACTGGTCGCGAAAAAGCTTGGTCCGCCGAGGCGGAAAGACAACCCAGCAGCTGTCGGCCGGGATGGGCCGCCCTTCGGGGACTCTGACCTTGAGCTTGGATGAACCCGATTCCACGGTCACGATGCGGCTGCTGCCTTCGAACTCGACGGAGACGATGCGTCCAGCCACTGCTCCGTCGCGGGGCTCATCCGTCAGTTCGAGGTACAGCGGACGAATGCCGATCTGAAATTCGCCCTGCCCCGCCCTGGCGGCCACGGCCGGATCGAGCGGGATGCTGCCGCAGTCGAGCACGGCCTGGTTCCCGTCCACCTTGCACGGCAGGAGGTTCATGCCCGGACTGCCAATGAAATACCCGACAAAGGTATGCGCCGGGTCCTCGAAAAGTTCATCCGGGGAACCGATCTGCAGGAGCGCGCCGTCGTACATGATGACGATCTTGTCGGCGAAGGTCATGGCCTCGGTCTGATCGTGGGTCACGTAGATGAGGGTCAGGCCGAACTGGTGGTGGATTTCCTTCAGTTTGCGGCGCAGCTGCCATTTGAGATGCGGGTCGATGACGGTCAGGGGCTCGTCGAAAAGAATGGCGGCAACGTCCTTGCGCACCAGGCCCCGCCCCAGCGAGATTTTCTGCTTGGCGTCCGCGGCCAGGCCGCTGGCGCGTTTGTTCAGGTAGGGGCTCAGGTCCAGGATCTCGGCGATCTCGTGCACCCGCGAGCGCACCTCGCTCTCGTCCACCTTGCGGTTGCGCAGCGGAAAGGCCAGGTTGTCGAAAACCGTCATGGTGTCGTAGAGCACCGGAAACTGGAAGACCTGCGCGATGTTGCGTTTCTCCGGTGGAAGCTTGGTCACGTCCTTGCCGTCGAAGAGCACGCGGCCCTGACTTGGGGTCAAAAGACCCGAGATGATGTTGAGCATGGTGGTTTTGCCGCAACCACTGGACCCCAGAAGCGCGTAGGCGCCGCCATCTTCCCAGACCGTCTGCACTTTCTTGAGTGCGAAATCGTCATCGCTTGCGGGCTTGGCCCGATAGCTGTGGGCGATGTTCTCAAGTTCGATTTTGGCCATGAAAAAATCCTTTAGTTGACGCTATGGGCGCACGTGGCGGGACATGCAGGCGCCTTGACCAGGCGGTCGTCCTCACCGAACACGTAGACATCGCAGGGCCGCACGAAGACCGAAATCTCCTGCCCGGCCTTGAAGGTCCGGACCCCCTGTTCCTGCAAAACCAGCGACCTGTTGCGATAGTGAAAATGCACAAAGGTTTCGGAACCGTTGATTTCGGCCAGCTCGACAATGGTGCGGATCTCCACGTCCTCGGGGGTCTTGCGGTTCAGATTGAAGTGGTGCGAGCGGATGCCGAATTTGTAGACGCCCGGCGGCAGATCGCACAGATGTCCGGTCAGGGGCAGATCGATGCCGATGCGCAGATGCGCCTTTTCGGCGTCGACCTCGGCGGTGATGAAGTTGATCGGTGGATCGCTGAAGACCTCGGCGACCTGCGTTGTGGCCGGATGATGGTAGACGTCGGCCGTAGGACCGGTCTGCAGCACCCTGCCCTCGTGCATGATGATGATGTTGCCGCCGAGCATGAGGGCCTCGGTGGGTTCGGTCGTGGTGTAGACCACGATGGACTCGCGCTGGCCGAAGATCTGTTGCAGCTCGTCGCGCAGCTCTTCGCGCAGTTTGTAGTCCAGGTTCACGAGGGGTTCATCGAGGAGCAGAAGCTGGGCCTCCTTGACCAGGGCCCGGGCAATGGCCGTTCGCTGCTGCTGACCGCCGGAAAGCTCGGCCGGCAGGCGCGAAAGCAGCGGGTCCAGGTGCAGCATCCGGGCCGTTTCCATGACCCGCCGCTCGATCTCGATCTTGGGCGTCCCCGCGATGCGCAGGGGCGAAGCGATGTTTTCGAAAATCGTCTGGGATGGATAGTTGATGAATTGCTGGTAGACCATGGCAACGCTGCGGCGGCGGACCGACATGCCGGTCACGTCCTTGCCGTCGGCCAGGACCTTGCCCTTTGACGGACGGTCGAGGCCGGCCATGATGCGCAAAAGCGAGGTCTTGCCGGCCTGGGTGCGGCCTAGCAGTACATAACGCTGGCCGGTTTCGAAATTGAGTGAAATGTCCTTGAGGTGCGTTTCGCCGTCCACAATTCTGTCAATGGAATCAAGCTGAAGCCCCATGCGGCTCCTCCGTGGCAGGATATGAAGTCCGGCTTCTGGATGAGGGCCGGATCGAGTTCAAAAGCCCATAACAGACGAATTATTTTTTCTCAACTGAAAAAGAAAATTGGTCAGTTAACCTATTTTGTTCGTAAACACTCAATTTTGCGACCCTTCATCGACATGCAGTTTCACGTTTCCGCGCTGCATCTGATCGAGAACGCCGACCGGCGGGGTCTTGTCCGTGAACAGGGCGTCGATTTCCTCGATGTTGCCCAGGCGCACCATGGCGTTGCGCCCGAACTTGGTGTGATCGGTGACCAGAAAGACCTGCCTGGAATTTTCCATGATGGCCCGGGCGGCGCGCACTTCCCTGTAGTCGAAGTCGAGAAGCGTGCCGTCAATGTCGATACCGCTGATGCCGATGATGCCGAAATCGACCTTGAACTGGCGGATGAAGTCGATGGCCGCCTCGCCGACAATGCCCCCGTCGTGATGACGGATCAGCCCGCCGGCCACGATGATCTCCACCTCCGGGTTTCCGGTCAGGATGGAGGCGACGTTGAGGCTGTTGGTGATGACGCGCAGATTCTTGTGCCCGCCCAGGGCCCGGGCCACCTCTTCGGTGGTGGTGCCGATGTTGATGAAAAGCGAGGACTTGTTGGGGATGGCCCGGGCCACCATCTGGCCGATGACTCGCTTTTCGGCCAGGCAGAGCACCTTGCGGTCCAGGTAGTCCAGGTTTTCGGTGCTCAGGCATGGCCCCGCGCCGCCGTGATAGCGTTGCAGGAGGCCCTTGGCGTTCAGGGTGTTAATGTCCCGGCGCACGGACTGTGGTGTGATGCCGAAATGGTCGGCCAGGGACTGAATGGTGGCGAATCCAGTCTCCCGGACCATGCGGATCATTTCGGCATGGCGTTGCCGAACCGTGACATGCCGGGCGCCTGTGTCCTGGCCATCGGCTTTTCCGGTATGAGCGTCATCCATAAATTCTCCTTTCGTTTTCGAAAAAAAAAATTGCGCTATGTGTCGTTTTAAGAAAAAAAATCTGGTGGAATGCAACGGCTCATGATAAAAAAACTCCCCAGAAGGCGGCATGCTCCGCGAAAGCTGTTAACATGCCTTGTTTCTCATTGCCAGCATGATTTCACCCGCCTCCGGCTGTACGACAAAGGTGCGCTCGGAAAATTTCACTTTTTCGTTTCTTTTCGTTTTTATCGACGCAGCAAGGACATCCATGACCATACTCACAACCCGGGTTCTCATCATCGGCGCCGGTGTCACCGGTGCGGGATTGCTTCGGGATCTGGCCCTGCGCGGGGTGCAGGCGCTTCTGATCGAGCAGCGCGACGTCAATTCCGGTGCTTCCGGGGGGAATCACGGCCTGCTGCACAGCGGCGCGCGTTATGTAGCCTCTGATGTCGAGGCCGCCGTGGAATGCCGGGAGGAAGGCGACATCCTGCGCCGACTCGCCCCGCAATGCATCGAGGACACCGGCGGACTTTTTGTCGCCGTGCGCGGAGACGACGAGGGTTATGTCTCCGATTTTTCCGCGCTCTGCGTCAAAAGCGGCGTGCCCTGCCAGGGCCTTGAGCTGCGCACCGCCCGCGCCATGGAG
The DNA window shown above is from Desulfomicrobium apsheronum and carries:
- a CDS encoding ABC transporter ATP-binding protein, with translation MAKIELENIAHSYRAKPASDDDFALKKVQTVWEDGGAYALLGSSGCGKTTMLNIISGLLTPSQGRVLFDGKDVTKLPPEKRNIAQVFQFPVLYDTMTVFDNLAFPLRNRKVDESEVRSRVHEIAEILDLSPYLNKRASGLAADAKQKISLGRGLVRKDVAAILFDEPLTVIDPHLKWQLRRKLKEIHHQFGLTLIYVTHDQTEAMTFADKIVIMYDGALLQIGSPDELFEDPAHTFVGYFIGSPGMNLLPCKVDGNQAVLDCGSIPLDPAVAARAGQGEFQIGIRPLYLELTDEPRDGAVAGRIVSVEFEGSSRIVTVESGSSKLKVRVPEGRPIPADSCWVVFPPRRTKLFRDQYLVK
- a CDS encoding ABC transporter ATP-binding protein, with translation MGLQLDSIDRIVDGETHLKDISLNFETGQRYVLLGRTQAGKTSLLRIMAGLDRPSKGKVLADGKDVTGMSVRRRSVAMVYQQFINYPSQTIFENIASPLRIAGTPKIEIERRVMETARMLHLDPLLSRLPAELSGGQQQRTAIARALVKEAQLLLLDEPLVNLDYKLREELRDELQQIFGQRESIVVYTTTEPTEALMLGGNIIIMHEGRVLQTGPTADVYHHPATTQVAEVFSDPPINFITAEVDAEKAHLRIGIDLPLTGHLCDLPPGVYKFGIRSHHFNLNRKTPEDVEIRTIVELAEINGSETFVHFHYRNRSLVLQEQGVRTFKAGQEISVFVRPCDVYVFGEDDRLVKAPACPATCAHSVN
- a CDS encoding DeoR family transcriptional regulator, producing the protein MDDAHTGKADGQDTGARHVTVRQRHAEMIRMVRETGFATIQSLADHFGITPQSVRRDINTLNAKGLLQRYHGGAGPCLSTENLDYLDRKVLCLAEKRVIGQMVARAIPNKSSLFINIGTTTEEVARALGGHKNLRVITNSLNVASILTGNPEVEIIVAGGLIRHHDGGIVGEAAIDFIRQFKVDFGIIGISGIDIDGTLLDFDYREVRAARAIMENSRQVFLVTDHTKFGRNAMVRLGNIEEIDALFTDKTPPVGVLDQMQRGNVKLHVDEGSQN